From a region of the Mercurialis annua linkage group LG1-X, ddMerAnnu1.2, whole genome shotgun sequence genome:
- the LOC126665138 gene encoding probable protein phosphatase 2C 72 produces MGICSSSASSVIHQAEDGHENGSLGDNIVFNGVDGLGSVYSKVGSKGLNQDAAILQLGYGMEEGAFCGVFDGHGKNGHIVSKIVRNSLPTLLLTQKNALAKMRPTGCANNELNLVPTKKFQLWKEASISAFKVMDKEVKLQETIDFSCSGSTAVVVVRQGEQLVIANLGDSRAILGTISENGIVPVQLTTDLKPNVPSEAERIRKCNGRVLALKEEPHIQRVWLPHEDSPGLAMSRAFGDFLLKKYGVIALPDISHQRLTPDDQFIFLASDGVWDVLSNSQVVSIVWAADTEEAAAKAVVEAATAAWKKKFPSSKVDDCTAVCLFLHKRQ; encoded by the exons ATGGGAATCTGTTCATCCTCTGCATCTTCAGTGATACACCAAGCAGAAGATGGCCATGAAAATGGTAGCTTGGGAGACAATATTGTTTTTAACGGAGTTGACGGACTTGGTTCTGTTTACTCTAAAGTAGGAAGCAAAGGGCTAAACCAAGATGCTGCCATTCTTCAACTG GGGTATGGAATGGAAGAAGGAGCGTTTTGTGGCGTTTTTGATGGGCATGGAAAAAATGGTCATATAGTAAGCAAAATTGTTAGAAACAGTTTGCCAACACTCTTACTAACTCAGAAGAATGCCTTGGCTAAGATGAGACCAACTGGGTGTGCCAATAATGAACTTAATTTAGTTCCAACCAAGAAATTTCAACTATGGAAAGAGGCTTCTATCAGTGCCTTCAAGGTCATGGACAAAGAGGTCAAGCTTCAAGAAACTATTGATTTCTCTTGCAGTGGCTCCACAGCTGTTGTTGTTGTTAGACAG GGTGAACAACTCGTTATAGCTAATCTTGGAGACTCAAGGGCGATTTTAGGTACAATAAGCGAGAATGGAATCGTGCCTGTGCAATTAACCACAGATTTGAAGCCTAATGTACcaa GTGAAGCAGAGAGAATAAGGAAGTGTAATGGCAGAGTGCTTGCACTAAAGGAAGAACCACACATTCAACGAGTGTGGCTGCCTCATGAAGACTCACCAGGGCTAGCCATGTCCAGAGCTTTTGGAGACTTCCTACTTAAAAAATATGGTGTAATTGCATTACCAGATATCTCTCATCAACGATTAACACCCGATGATCAGTTCATCTTTCTGGCAAGCGACGGA GTATGGGATGTGCTGAGTAACAGTCAAGTTGTGTCGATAGTGTGGGCAGCAGATACCGAAGAAGCGGCAGCGAAGGCGGTAGTTGAGGCTGCTACGGCAGCATGGAAGAAGAAGTTTCCGTCGTCTAAGGTAGATGATTGTACTGCAGTTTGCCTTTTCCTGCATAAAAGGCAATAA
- the LOC126674279 gene encoding photosystem I reaction center subunit IV A, chloroplastic-like — translation MARCSMPSAASGFMLTPNVAANTNTSSRGIMVFFPSKNNTNNSRLVVRAADEGGASAPAAATTAKGDALKPKTPPIGPKRGTKVT, via the coding sequence ATGGCTAGATGCAGCATGCCATCTGCTGCTTCAGGTTTCATGTTAACACCTAACGTTGCAGCCAATACTAACACAAGTTCAAGGGGTATCATGGTCTTTTTTCCTTCAAAGAACAACACCAACAATTCAAGGCTTGTAGTCAGGGCAGCTGATGAGGGTGGTGCTTCTGCTCCGGCCGCCGCCACCACAGCTAAAGGTGATGCTCTAAAACCTAAGACACCGCCAATTGGACCCAAGAGAGGAACTAAGGTAACTTGA